From the genome of Streptomyces sp. NBC_01260, one region includes:
- a CDS encoding helix-turn-helix transcriptional regulator produces the protein MTDTPARLLNLLSLLQTPREWPGSELADRLDVSPRTIRRDVDRLRDLGYPVEASRGSVGGYRLVAGTAMPPLLLDDEEAVAIAVGLRAGAGHAIEGVDEASVRALAKLEQVLPSRLRHRVSTLQNATVPLTRGDGATIDPQTLTVMASAVTGRERLRFAYRAGDGAETRRQVEPYRLVSTGWRWYLVAYDLERDAWRTFRVDRVNDPFATGVRFTPRELPTGDAAAFLSSSMARIKPELAVDVSFEAPAEFVAARLPAAIGPLEPTGEHSCRLRAVLSDSLEWVAVRLALVDCEFTAHRPPQLVAYLNDLGGRLTRAASSPAQKG, from the coding sequence ATGACCGACACCCCGGCACGACTGCTGAATCTGCTGTCACTGCTCCAGACGCCGCGCGAGTGGCCGGGCAGTGAACTCGCCGACCGGCTCGACGTCAGCCCCCGCACCATCCGCCGGGACGTCGACCGCCTCCGCGACCTGGGATACCCGGTCGAGGCATCGCGCGGTTCGGTCGGCGGCTACCGGCTCGTGGCCGGCACGGCCATGCCACCCCTGCTGCTGGACGACGAGGAGGCGGTGGCCATCGCGGTGGGGCTGCGGGCCGGGGCCGGTCACGCCATCGAGGGTGTCGACGAGGCCTCCGTCAGGGCGCTGGCCAAGCTGGAGCAGGTGCTGCCGTCGCGGCTGCGCCACCGGGTCTCCACCCTCCAGAACGCGACGGTGCCGCTGACCCGCGGTGACGGTGCGACGATCGACCCGCAGACACTGACCGTGATGGCGTCGGCGGTCACCGGACGGGAGCGGCTGCGCTTCGCGTACCGCGCGGGGGACGGCGCCGAGACACGGCGGCAGGTCGAGCCGTATCGCCTGGTGAGCACCGGGTGGCGCTGGTATCTGGTGGCGTACGACCTGGAGCGGGATGCCTGGCGCACCTTCCGGGTCGACCGGGTGAACGATCCGTTCGCGACCGGGGTCCGCTTCACACCCCGTGAGCTGCCCACCGGGGATGCGGCGGCGTTCCTGAGCAGTTCCATGGCGCGCATCAAGCCGGAGCTGGCGGTCGACGTGAGCTTCGAGGCTCCGGCGGAGTTCGTCGCCGCGCGGCTGCCCGCCGCGATCGGCCCGCTGGAGCCGACCGGCGAGCACAGCTGCCGGCTGCGTGCGGTGCTGTCGGACTCGCTGGAGTGGGTGGCGGTGCGGCTGGCGCTGGTCGACTGCGAATTCACCGCGCACCGGCCGCCGCAGCTGGTGGCGTATCTGAACGACCTGGGCGGCAGGCTCACCCGCGCGGCGTCCTCGCCGGCTCAAAAAGGATGA
- a CDS encoding MFS transporter, which yields MTSSAPQPSGAAAPAVSSDSSDRRRWFALAIVMTAAFMDLVDVTIVNIAIPSIKRDTGASFSSIQWITAGYALAFAAGLITGGRLGDIYGRKRLFLIGIGGFTVASALCGFAANPEMLVASRILQGGTAALMVPQVLSIVHATFPAHERGKVFGLFGAIVGLGAVSGPLLGALLTEWNIAGLEWRPIFLINLPVGIAGLILGRKFITESKAPKALRLDLTGVALVTAGMLMLIYPLTRGEELGWPLWGYLSMAGSLVVFLVLVLFERSKARRDGSPLVELSLFRVKSFAAGIAVQLTFGVGLGIFFLVWTLYMQEGLGWSALRAGTTGIPFSVAVSFAAGISVQKLVPRFGRKVLQAGALLMVAGLLLYIWESDRYGMGITSWQMALPLVVMGVGMGLIVAPLADAVLSEVPKEHSGSASGLFNTVQQMGNALGLALVSVVFFGAIGDRLTPAQVGPAFADAFEHSLWWVAGVLAAIFLLMFALPARPKQHVEGGEVATDTTAEPAKEPALTH from the coding sequence ATGACTTCTTCCGCACCCCAGCCGTCCGGGGCGGCCGCTCCCGCGGTGTCCTCGGACTCCTCGGACCGCCGCCGGTGGTTCGCGCTGGCCATCGTGATGACCGCGGCCTTCATGGACCTGGTCGACGTCACGATCGTCAACATCGCCATCCCGAGCATCAAGCGCGACACCGGTGCCTCGTTCAGCTCGATCCAGTGGATCACCGCCGGATACGCCCTGGCCTTCGCCGCCGGGCTGATCACAGGTGGCCGGCTCGGTGACATCTACGGCCGCAAGCGGCTGTTCCTCATCGGGATCGGCGGCTTCACCGTGGCCTCCGCACTGTGCGGCTTCGCCGCCAACCCGGAGATGCTGGTCGCCTCCCGCATCCTCCAGGGCGGCACGGCCGCGCTGATGGTCCCGCAGGTGCTGTCGATCGTGCACGCCACCTTCCCGGCGCACGAGCGCGGCAAGGTCTTCGGTCTCTTCGGTGCGATCGTCGGCCTCGGCGCCGTGTCCGGGCCGCTGCTGGGCGCGCTGCTCACCGAGTGGAACATCGCCGGTCTGGAATGGCGCCCGATCTTCCTGATCAACCTGCCGGTCGGCATCGCGGGCCTGATCCTGGGCCGCAAGTTCATCACCGAGTCCAAGGCGCCGAAGGCGCTGCGCCTCGACCTGACCGGGGTGGCACTGGTGACGGCGGGGATGCTCATGCTGATCTACCCGCTGACCCGCGGCGAGGAGCTGGGCTGGCCGCTCTGGGGTTACCTCTCGATGGCCGGCAGCCTCGTGGTGTTCCTGGTCCTCGTGCTCTTCGAGCGGTCGAAGGCGCGCCGGGACGGTTCGCCGCTGGTCGAGCTGTCGCTGTTCCGGGTCAAGAGCTTCGCCGCCGGTATCGCCGTGCAGCTGACCTTCGGCGTCGGCCTCGGCATCTTCTTCCTGGTGTGGACGCTGTACATGCAGGAGGGGCTCGGCTGGAGCGCGCTGCGGGCCGGTACGACCGGTATCCCGTTCTCGGTCGCCGTCTCGTTCGCCGCCGGGATCTCCGTACAGAAGCTGGTGCCACGCTTCGGCCGCAAGGTCCTCCAGGCGGGGGCGCTCCTGATGGTCGCCGGGCTGCTGCTCTACATCTGGGAGTCCGACCGCTACGGCATGGGGATCACGTCCTGGCAGATGGCGTTGCCGCTGGTGGTCATGGGCGTCGGTATGGGGCTGATCGTGGCTCCGCTGGCCGACGCGGTGCTGTCCGAGGTGCCCAAGGAGCACTCCGGCTCCGCCTCCGGGCTGTTCAACACCGTGCAGCAGATGGGCAACGCCCTGGGGCTCGCGCTCGTCTCGGTCGTCTTCTTCGGGGCGATCGGTGACAGGCTCACGCCCGCACAGGTGGGTCCGGCGTTCGCCGACGCCTTCGAGCACTCGCTGTGGTGGGTGGCCGGCGTGCTCGCGGCCATCTTCCTGCTGATGTTCGCGCTGCCGGCCCGGCCGAAGCAGCACGTGGAGGGCGGCGAGGTGGCCACCGACACCACCGCGGAACCCGCCAAGGAGCCCGCGCTCACGCACTGA
- a CDS encoding DUF6227 family protein: protein MSDPYETTEQHLERLLRRALNSFDLPDSTVERLGTALAHSSSLHSSHHSSALHRETYRHTYLLADGSPFTLWELVHCGQRHAEDTRHGSQPGFRQHELYDDEGDVHIAAARLAGGFCDDPVFGDDGPQADLDILTALMAAPPAPLPRMYAPDNSADHARRVLRRAENRDVPGEETAHLLRAAFAHHITQIFGRQCQVDGRDAGFTLYEHAFLLLDGSETSLWEVEHTATPDGRHMCEVYGDERAARGAMESRTRIC, encoded by the coding sequence TTGAGCGATCCGTACGAGACAACCGAGCAGCACCTCGAGCGACTCCTGCGACGGGCTCTCAACTCGTTCGACCTGCCCGACAGCACGGTGGAGCGGCTCGGCACAGCGCTCGCCCACAGCAGTTCCCTGCACTCCTCGCACCACAGCTCGGCCCTGCACCGCGAGACCTACCGGCATACGTATCTGCTGGCCGACGGCAGCCCGTTCACCCTCTGGGAGCTGGTGCACTGCGGTCAGCGGCACGCCGAGGACACCCGGCACGGCTCGCAGCCCGGCTTCCGGCAGCACGAGCTGTACGACGACGAGGGCGACGTGCACATCGCCGCGGCCCGGCTCGCAGGCGGCTTCTGCGACGACCCGGTCTTCGGGGACGACGGGCCGCAGGCCGACCTGGACATCCTCACGGCCCTGATGGCCGCGCCCCCGGCACCGCTCCCCCGGATGTACGCCCCGGACAACTCCGCGGACCACGCCCGCCGCGTGCTGCGCCGCGCGGAGAACCGGGACGTCCCGGGCGAGGAGACCGCCCACCTGCTGCGGGCCGCCTTCGCCCACCACATCACGCAGATCTTCGGCCGGCAGTGCCAGGTGGACGGGCGGGACGCGGGCTTCACCCTGTACGAGCACGCCTTCCTGCTCCTGGACGGCAGCGAGACGAGCCTGTGGGAGGTCGAGCACACGGCGACGCCTGACGGCCGCCACATGTGCGAGGTGTACGGCGACGAGCGGGCCGCGCGCGGCGCGATGGAGAGCCGTACGCGCATCTGCTGA
- a CDS encoding P1 family peptidase: MTGQDSADPPNRPSQPPQPPQPSDAPPPADRRLDALTDVAGVRVGHAALAGEGALSGTTVILAPEGGAVAAVDVRGGGPGTRETDALDPRNLVQRIDAVVLTGGSAYGLDAASGVMAWLEEQGRGVRVGADPAQVVPVVPAACIFDLGRGGDWRARPDASTGRAAVEDAARTEPGAAVDEGCVGAGTGAVAGQLKGGVGTASVVLPSGITVGALAVVNAAGSVLDPRTGVLYGEYGAAEPAVAPAPEIHHAAQQRLARAHDANTRPPLNTTLAVVATDADLSRAQAQKLAGTAHDGLARAIRPVHLLTDGDTVFALATGGRTLDPANPIALNDLLAAGAEAVARAIVKAVRAAAGVSGREGGGAYLSYSDLYGTEQHPRRPTDGSGPATDSPAV, translated from the coding sequence ATGACCGGCCAGGACAGCGCGGACCCGCCGAACCGCCCTTCACAGCCGCCACAGCCGCCACAGCCCTCGGATGCACCGCCGCCGGCGGACCGGCGGCTGGACGCGCTGACCGATGTCGCCGGAGTGCGGGTCGGTCATGCGGCGCTCGCGGGCGAGGGGGCGCTCAGCGGCACCACCGTGATCCTCGCCCCGGAGGGCGGTGCGGTCGCCGCCGTCGATGTGCGCGGGGGCGGCCCCGGCACCCGCGAGACGGACGCGCTCGACCCGCGCAATCTGGTGCAGCGCATCGACGCCGTGGTCCTCACCGGCGGCAGCGCGTACGGACTGGACGCGGCCTCCGGGGTGATGGCCTGGCTGGAGGAGCAGGGGCGCGGCGTGCGGGTCGGCGCCGATCCGGCACAGGTCGTTCCGGTGGTCCCGGCGGCGTGCATCTTCGACCTGGGCCGGGGCGGTGACTGGCGGGCCCGCCCGGACGCGTCGACCGGCCGGGCCGCCGTGGAGGACGCCGCGCGCACGGAGCCGGGGGCGGCGGTCGACGAGGGATGCGTCGGCGCGGGTACCGGCGCGGTCGCCGGGCAGCTGAAGGGCGGAGTGGGGACGGCGAGCGTCGTGCTGCCGTCCGGGATCACGGTGGGCGCGCTGGCCGTGGTGAACGCGGCAGGCTCGGTGCTCGATCCCCGTACCGGGGTGCTGTACGGGGAGTACGGCGCCGCCGAGCCGGCCGTCGCCCCGGCGCCGGAGATCCACCACGCGGCGCAACAGCGCCTGGCCCGGGCGCACGACGCGAACACGCGCCCCCCGCTCAACACCACGCTCGCCGTCGTCGCCACGGACGCCGACCTCAGCCGGGCGCAGGCGCAGAAGCTCGCGGGCACGGCGCACGACGGGCTGGCACGCGCCATCCGGCCCGTACATCTGCTGACGGACGGGGACACCGTCTTCGCGCTGGCGACCGGCGGACGAACGCTGGACCCGGCCAACCCGATCGCGCTCAACGACCTGCTGGCGGCGGGTGCGGAGGCCGTGGCACGCGCCATCGTGAAGGCCGTGCGGGCGGCGGCGGGCGTCAGCGGCCGCGAAGGCGGCGGCGCATATCTCTCGTACAGCGATCTCTACGGCACGGAGCAGCACCCGCGGCGGCCGACGGACGGCAGCGGACCGGCAACCGACTCGCCCGCCGTATAA
- a CDS encoding MFS transporter → MTEPPEPSAAAAQPAPGAGTGSSAAAGTSPSADGSARPGATSPRSATARATAVGVIVSLLLVIAIVLGSRLLENFDSALLPYAVATVFLAFGVAHRYTVWVSAPGARRLFKKGWGSLFSVANFRRAPTALPKMIATYLGFQKFLGARSHARWAAHQLIFWGCILASLITFPLTWGWFTFTSGNGSGPGYEMRIWGFKIIGFDSLNILGWLMFHGLDIAAVLVIPGASYFLWRRMKDRGAITGQRFAYDLVPLIALIVISVTGLLLTFSSIFLHGGGYEFLAILHMVSVVFTLIYIPFGKFFHIVQRPAAVGMQLFKYTGRQDQEVFSCRRCEEPIDTAPYVDNLRGTMRDLSLDFDAWAEYCPRCKRVLRGSAYLSQVKKGFK, encoded by the coding sequence GTGACCGAGCCACCAGAACCCTCTGCTGCCGCCGCGCAACCCGCCCCCGGTGCCGGCACCGGCTCGTCCGCCGCGGCCGGTACCTCACCGTCCGCCGACGGGTCCGCCCGTCCCGGTGCGACGAGCCCCCGGTCCGCCACCGCCCGCGCGACCGCGGTCGGCGTCATCGTCTCCCTCCTGCTCGTCATCGCGATCGTGCTCGGCAGCAGGCTTCTGGAGAACTTCGACTCGGCCCTCCTGCCCTATGCCGTGGCCACCGTCTTCCTCGCCTTCGGAGTGGCCCACCGCTACACGGTCTGGGTCTCCGCGCCCGGCGCCCGGCGGCTGTTCAAGAAGGGCTGGGGGAGCCTCTTCTCGGTCGCCAACTTCCGCAGGGCCCCCACCGCCCTGCCGAAGATGATCGCCACCTACCTCGGCTTCCAGAAGTTCCTCGGCGCCCGCTCCCACGCCCGCTGGGCCGCCCACCAGCTGATCTTCTGGGGCTGCATCCTCGCCTCCCTGATCACCTTCCCGCTGACCTGGGGCTGGTTCACCTTCACCTCCGGCAACGGGTCCGGGCCCGGTTACGAGATGCGCATCTGGGGCTTCAAGATCATCGGTTTCGACTCCCTGAACATCCTCGGCTGGCTGATGTTCCACGGCCTGGACATCGCGGCCGTTCTCGTCATCCCCGGCGCCTCCTATTTCCTGTGGCGCCGGATGAAGGACCGCGGCGCCATCACGGGCCAGCGGTTCGCCTACGACCTGGTGCCGCTGATCGCGCTCATCGTCATCTCCGTCACCGGTCTGCTGCTCACCTTCTCCTCGATCTTCCTGCACGGCGGCGGATACGAGTTCCTGGCGATCCTCCACATGGTGTCGGTGGTCTTCACCCTCATCTACATCCCGTTCGGGAAGTTCTTCCACATCGTCCAGCGGCCCGCCGCGGTCGGTATGCAGCTGTTCAAGTACACCGGCCGGCAGGACCAGGAGGTCTTCAGCTGCCGCCGCTGCGAGGAGCCCATCGACACCGCCCCGTACGTCGACAACCTCCGCGGCACCATGCGCGACCTCAGCCTCGACTTCGACGCGTGGGCCGAGTACTGCCCGCGCTGTAAGCGGGTGCTGCGCGGCAGTGCCTATCTCTCCCAGGTGAAGAAGGGCTTCAAGTGA
- a CDS encoding molybdopterin oxidoreductase family protein: MTADPRAADPRAADTRAVVPLDPSLAPPGTRAFRDAGGIPADQWHADQNGETLVPTHCCFCGVQCGMYLRVDRGGKVFGVEPRNHDINRMRLCPKGINAYQQVNHPDRLTAPLMRRSRDEDFREVSWDEALDFTVAEIKRIQQTHGNDAFGLLGGASLFSEKTYLVGKFARVALKSRHVDYNGRLCMVSAAGANKLAFGIDRAGNPFSDILLTDCLLIAGSNVGECFPVMTQYVWGARDRGASLIVIDPRETAIARTADIHVALKPGTDSAFFNAVLNVVIEEGLTDETYLAAHATGWAEVKAKAAEYPPSRSAEICGVPAEQIVQVARTFARAPKAMAWHARGIEHHSQGVENCLTVINLCAATGHIGKPGAGYGTITGQGNGQGGREHGQKSDLLPGGRSIVNEEHRRQICEIWGIEESELPPAGTSMMEMVWQMQRREIRGLIGICNNPFVSLPNYKVVKEGYDATEFHAQFDFFLSETAANAHVVFPVTTWAEDEGVMANAEARVVKHNKAQDPPPGVRTDTWVMCELAKRLGAGDKFAFTDSREVFDELRIASAGTVNDYYGITYERLEETGGIAWPCPSTDHPGTPRLFEDGRTYHPDGKIHMQVVEWHPPMDPYDDEHPMSLTTGRTVAHFLSGNQTRRLGALVEQTPRPWAEIHPSHGFRNGEPVRVVTRRGSEVFPALVTEAIRPDTVFIPYHWPVPTSANALTIDALDPRSKIPEYKVCACRIEHAEKIDEVPAPPVAPGHVAYPETQVSRTDPLPPTSPQGRGTSERS, translated from the coding sequence GTGACCGCGGACCCCCGAGCGGCCGACCCCCGAGCGGCAGACACCCGTGCGGTCGTTCCCCTCGACCCCTCCCTCGCACCGCCGGGCACCCGCGCGTTCCGGGACGCGGGCGGCATCCCCGCCGACCAGTGGCACGCCGACCAGAACGGCGAGACGCTCGTCCCCACCCACTGCTGCTTCTGCGGCGTCCAGTGCGGGATGTATCTCCGCGTCGACCGCGGCGGCAAGGTCTTCGGCGTCGAACCCCGCAACCACGACATCAACCGGATGCGCCTGTGCCCCAAGGGCATCAACGCCTACCAGCAGGTGAACCACCCCGACCGGCTCACCGCCCCGCTGATGCGCCGCTCCCGCGACGAGGACTTCCGGGAGGTCTCCTGGGACGAGGCCCTCGACTTCACCGTCGCCGAGATCAAGCGTATCCAGCAGACCCACGGGAACGACGCCTTCGGGCTGCTCGGCGGGGCCAGCCTGTTCTCCGAGAAGACCTATCTGGTCGGCAAATTCGCCCGGGTCGCCCTCAAGTCCCGGCACGTCGACTACAACGGCCGGCTCTGCATGGTCAGCGCCGCCGGTGCCAACAAGCTCGCCTTCGGCATCGACCGGGCCGGCAACCCCTTCTCCGACATCCTGCTCACCGACTGCCTGCTGATCGCGGGCTCCAACGTCGGCGAGTGCTTCCCGGTGATGACCCAGTACGTGTGGGGCGCCCGGGACCGCGGGGCCAGCCTGATCGTCATCGACCCGCGCGAGACGGCCATCGCCCGCACCGCCGACATCCATGTCGCCCTCAAACCCGGCACCGACTCGGCGTTCTTCAACGCCGTACTGAACGTGGTCATCGAGGAAGGGCTCACCGACGAGACCTATCTCGCCGCCCACGCCACCGGCTGGGCGGAGGTGAAGGCCAAGGCCGCCGAGTACCCGCCGTCCAGGTCCGCCGAGATCTGCGGTGTCCCGGCCGAACAGATCGTCCAGGTCGCCCGCACCTTCGCCCGTGCGCCCAAGGCCATGGCCTGGCACGCCCGCGGTATCGAGCACCACTCGCAGGGCGTCGAGAACTGCCTCACCGTGATCAACCTCTGCGCGGCCACCGGGCACATCGGCAAACCCGGTGCCGGATACGGAACCATCACCGGCCAGGGCAACGGGCAGGGCGGCCGCGAACACGGCCAGAAGTCCGACCTCCTGCCGGGCGGCCGCTCGATCGTGAACGAGGAGCACCGCCGGCAGATCTGCGAGATCTGGGGCATCGAGGAGTCCGAACTCCCGCCCGCCGGAACGTCGATGATGGAGATGGTCTGGCAGATGCAGCGCCGCGAGATCCGCGGACTGATCGGTATCTGCAACAACCCGTTCGTCTCCCTCCCCAACTACAAGGTGGTCAAGGAGGGGTACGACGCGACAGAGTTCCACGCTCAATTCGACTTCTTCCTTTCCGAGACCGCCGCCAACGCCCATGTCGTCTTCCCCGTCACCACCTGGGCCGAGGACGAAGGGGTGATGGCCAACGCCGAAGCCCGCGTGGTCAAGCACAACAAGGCCCAGGACCCGCCCCCCGGCGTACGGACCGACACCTGGGTGATGTGCGAACTGGCCAAACGCCTCGGCGCGGGCGACAAATTCGCCTTCACCGATTCCCGCGAGGTCTTCGACGAACTCCGGATCGCCTCCGCCGGCACCGTCAACGACTACTACGGCATCACCTACGAACGGCTGGAGGAGACGGGCGGAATCGCCTGGCCCTGCCCCTCCACCGACCACCCCGGTACCCCGCGTCTCTTCGAGGACGGCAGGACCTACCACCCCGACGGCAAGATCCATATGCAGGTCGTCGAGTGGCACCCGCCGATGGACCCGTACGACGACGAGCACCCGATGTCCCTCACCACCGGACGCACCGTCGCGCATTTCCTCTCCGGCAACCAGACCCGCCGCCTGGGCGCCCTCGTCGAACAGACCCCGCGTCCCTGGGCCGAGATCCACCCCTCCCACGGCTTCCGCAACGGCGAACCGGTCCGTGTCGTCACCCGGCGCGGCAGCGAGGTCTTCCCCGCTCTGGTCACCGAGGCGATCCGCCCCGACACCGTCTTCATCCCGTACCACTGGCCCGTTCCCACCTCCGCCAACGCGCTGACCATCGACGCCCTGGACCCCCGCTCGAAGATCCCCGAGTACAAGGTGTGCGCCTGCCGCATCGAGCACGCCGAGAAGATCGACGAGGTCCCCGCGCCCCCTGTCGCGCCGGGCCATGTCGCCTATCCGGAGACCCAGGTCTCCCGTACCGACCCGTTGCCGCCCACGTCCCCGCAGGGCCGTGGCACCTCGGAGAGGAGCTGA